A stretch of the Lactuca sativa cultivar Salinas chromosome 9, Lsat_Salinas_v11, whole genome shotgun sequence genome encodes the following:
- the LOC111912758 gene encoding heterodimeric geranylgeranyl pyrophosphate synthase small subunit, chloroplastic: MLFLPLKLQCLLTMASVRLSFSGINLRCPSTSPARSAYIKPTIVSAGVAQNLSYWDSIHSDIDFHLKKALPIREPISVFEPMHHLVFAPPKTTASALCVAACELVGGNREDAIVAASAIHLMHAAIYTHDHLMLTDSDQKTPHRFGPNIELLTGDGIFPFGFELLAASMDPAGDNSDKILRVIIEITRAAGLQGIVNGQDSDVEFDQSGGQTRRSLHGCGAACGAILGGGSDDEIERLRRYGVYAGKIQGLLSEIGRKERGKLELVEKWRALALKELEYLDSKRIEQISIIVRV, from the coding sequence ATGCTTTTTCTTCCTCTGAAACTCCAGTGTCTGTTAACAATGGCCAGTGTTCGTCTTTCATTCTCCGGAATAAATCTAAGATGTCCATCCACATCACCGGCACGGTCAGCTTACATTAAACCGACGATCGTCTCCGCCGGAGTGGCCCAAAACCTATCGTACTGGGATTCCATACATTCCGATATCGACTTCCACCTGAAAAAAGCCCTCCCCATCCGTGAACCCATCTCCGTTTTCGAGCCGATGCACCACTTGGTATTTGCGCCACCCAAAACCACCGCATCGGCGTTGTGCGTCGCTGCGTGTGAGCTTGTCGGTGGCAACCGGGAAGATGCAATTGTAGCAGCGTCGGCAATTCACCTCATGCATGCGGCTATATACACCCATGACCACCTCATGTTAACGGACTCCGACCAGAAAACTCCTCACAGGTTTGGTCCCAATATCGAGCTTCTCACCGGAGATGGTATTTTTCCGTTTGGGTTCGAGTTACTCGCGGCGTCCATGGATCCAGCCGGAGATAACTCCGACAAAATACTGAGGGTGATCATAGAGATTACCCGAGCCGCCGGTCTTCAAGGAATCGTCAACGGTCAAGATTCTGACGTTGAATTTGACCAATCGGGTGGTCAAACACGACGGAGTCTTCATGGTTGTGGGGCCGCCTGCGGAGCCATATTAGGTGGTGGGAGCGACGATGAGATTGAAAGGTTGAGAAGATATGGAGTCTATGCTGGCAAAATACAAGGACTTTTAAGTGAAATTGGTAGAAAGGAAAGGGGTAAACTAGAATTAGTAGAGAAATGGAGGGCTTTGGCTCTAAAAGAGTTGGAATATCTTGACAGCAAAAGAATTGAGCAAATTTCAATAATTGTGAGAGTCTAA